In Synechococcus sp. CB0101, a genomic segment contains:
- a CDS encoding iron uptake porin codes for MKLFQKLLLAPAALGLMAPVAASAADLNIAGVSQYGSEEQVTSITQFSDVQPTDWAYQALSNLIERYGCVAGYPNGTYRGSRAMTRFEAAALLNACLDRITEVTDELKRLMKEFEKELAVLKGRVDGLEAKVAELEATQFSTTTKLKGIATFVLGANAYGGSNSAIVDEAKALTGATAFAYDVRLNFDTSFTGKDLLRTTLRAGNFGASPWSGGPVGANGADTRLNALEVAFQEGEVPGGNTVGINRLFYQFPVGDKVTVTFGGRVRQDDMLAMWPSVYPADTVLDVFTYAGAPGTYSLNLGAGAGVWYQDNGWSFSINYVSANAQDGNPNEGGIGTDGAAQTFTAQIGYAGNNWGAAVAYNYGNGVGPAIGTPAAVGQGLFGGFSSNNSVGVSAYWQPSESGFVPSISAGWGITGYSGDDDAFAFDGATSNSWYVGLQWDDAFIKGNALGMAVGQPTFITNTGRDGVNAQDGNWAWEWWYKFQVTDNISVTPALYYLSNPLGQLGWYENGMKNSSAPLTNFGGIIKTTFKF; via the coding sequence ATGAAACTGTTCCAGAAGCTTCTTCTGGCGCCTGCTGCCCTGGGCCTGATGGCTCCTGTGGCTGCATCCGCCGCTGATCTCAACATTGCTGGCGTCAGCCAGTACGGCTCTGAGGAGCAGGTGACTTCGATCACCCAGTTCTCCGACGTGCAGCCCACCGACTGGGCTTATCAGGCTCTGAGCAACCTGATCGAGCGCTACGGCTGTGTGGCTGGCTACCCCAACGGCACCTACCGCGGCAGCCGTGCGATGACCCGCTTTGAAGCGGCCGCCCTGTTGAACGCTTGCCTCGACCGGATCACCGAAGTGACCGACGAGCTGAAGCGCCTGATGAAAGAGTTCGAGAAGGAACTCGCCGTGCTCAAGGGCCGCGTGGATGGCCTGGAGGCCAAGGTTGCTGAGCTGGAAGCCACCCAGTTCTCCACCACCACCAAGCTGAAGGGTATTGCCACCTTCGTTCTGGGTGCTAACGCTTACGGCGGCAGCAACAGCGCCATTGTTGATGAAGCAAAAGCTCTTACCGGCGCTACTGCCTTCGCGTACGACGTTCGCCTGAACTTCGACACCAGCTTCACTGGTAAGGATCTGCTGCGCACCACCCTTCGTGCCGGCAACTTCGGTGCCTCCCCTTGGAGCGGTGGTCCTGTCGGTGCGAACGGTGCTGATACCCGTCTGAACGCTCTGGAAGTTGCTTTCCAGGAAGGTGAAGTGCCTGGCGGTAACACCGTTGGCATCAACCGCCTCTTCTACCAGTTCCCCGTTGGTGACAAAGTCACCGTGACCTTCGGTGGTCGTGTTCGTCAGGACGACATGCTGGCCATGTGGCCCAGCGTGTACCCCGCTGACACCGTCCTTGACGTCTTCACCTACGCCGGCGCTCCTGGCACCTACAGCCTGAACCTGGGTGCTGGTGCTGGTGTGTGGTATCAGGACAACGGTTGGAGCTTCAGCATCAACTACGTGTCCGCTAACGCTCAGGACGGCAACCCCAACGAAGGCGGTATCGGCACCGACGGTGCTGCTCAAACCTTCACCGCCCAGATTGGCTACGCCGGTAACAACTGGGGTGCTGCTGTTGCTTACAACTATGGCAACGGCGTGGGGCCTGCCATCGGTACTCCCGCTGCCGTGGGCCAAGGTCTCTTCGGGGGTTTCAGCAGCAACAACTCTGTTGGGGTGAGCGCCTACTGGCAGCCCTCTGAGAGCGGCTTCGTGCCTTCCATCAGCGCTGGCTGGGGCATCACCGGTTACTCCGGTGATGACGATGCCTTCGCTTTCGACGGCGCCACCTCCAACAGCTGGTACGTCGGCCTCCAGTGGGATGACGCCTTCATCAAGGGCAATGCCCTCGGTATGGCCGTGGGTCAGCCCACCTTCATCACCAACACTGGTCGTGACGGTGTCAACGCTCAAGACGGCAACTGGGCTTGGGAATGGTGGTACAAGTTCCAGGTCACCGACAACATCAGCGTGACCCCCGCCCTCTACTACCTGTCCAACCCCCTGGGTCAGCTCGGCTGGTACGAGAACGGCATGAAGAACAGCAGCGCCCCGCTCACCAACTTCGGTGGCATCATCAAGACCACCTTCAAGTTCTGA
- a CDS encoding iron uptake porin, with product MKLFQKLLLAPAALGLMAPVAASAADLNIAGVSQYGSEEQVTSITQFSDVQPTDWAYQALSNLIERYGCVAGYPNGTYRGSRAMTRFEAAALLNACLDRITEVTDELKRLMKEFEKELAVLKGRVDGLEAKVAELEATQFSTTTKLKGEATFDLGAYTYGGSAKNGNTGPGLDGENLLSAMVFNYDVRLSFDTSFTGKDLLRTRLRSGNYGESAFDGAQYRSTKLDKSFESGAGPQVVDVDRLYYTFPVGNELKATLGALVRNTEMLAITPSAYKSYITDFLYGTYGTSGTYNKETGSGVGLVWKQKVKKGNPYLAAAVNYVAKNAYNGAPEAGGVMTDNSAGSFLAQIGGAGKGWALTGAYRYGQCGTNIRSGTQYTYDNSKAKCSAIQEAGGGSAATNSFAINGYWQPSESGWVPSISAGWGITTFTGGYDVVINTKNAQSWMVGLQWDDVFIDGNSAGMGVGQSPFTTSTFDGSTPYDGNYAWEWWYKFQVSDNISVTPALIYLSRPAGQNTPQGETFNAFGGLIQVGFKF from the coding sequence ATGAAACTGTTCCAGAAGCTTCTTCTGGCGCCTGCTGCCCTGGGCCTGATGGCTCCTGTGGCTGCATCCGCCGCTGATCTCAACATTGCTGGCGTCAGCCAGTACGGCTCTGAGGAGCAGGTGACTTCGATCACCCAGTTCTCCGACGTGCAGCCCACCGACTGGGCTTATCAGGCTCTGAGCAACCTGATCGAGCGCTACGGCTGTGTGGCTGGCTACCCCAACGGCACCTACCGCGGCAGCCGTGCGATGACCCGCTTTGAAGCGGCCGCCCTGTTGAACGCTTGCCTCGACCGGATCACCGAAGTGACCGACGAGCTGAAGCGCCTGATGAAAGAGTTCGAGAAGGAACTCGCCGTGCTCAAGGGCCGCGTGGATGGCCTGGAGGCCAAGGTTGCTGAGCTGGAAGCCACCCAGTTCTCCACCACCACCAAGCTGAAGGGTGAAGCCACCTTTGATCTGGGTGCCTATACCTATGGCGGTTCTGCCAAGAACGGCAACACCGGCCCCGGTCTCGATGGTGAAAACCTGCTGAGCGCCATGGTGTTCAACTATGACGTTCGTCTGAGCTTCGACACCAGCTTCACCGGTAAGGACCTGCTGCGCACCCGCCTGCGCTCCGGTAACTACGGCGAGTCCGCCTTTGATGGCGCTCAGTACCGCTCCACCAAGCTCGATAAGAGCTTTGAGTCTGGTGCTGGCCCCCAAGTTGTTGATGTTGATCGTCTTTACTACACCTTCCCGGTTGGTAACGAGCTGAAGGCCACCCTTGGCGCCTTGGTTCGTAACACCGAGATGCTGGCGATCACGCCTTCGGCCTACAAGTCGTACATCACAGACTTCCTCTACGGCACCTACGGCACCTCCGGTACCTACAACAAGGAAACCGGCTCTGGTGTGGGTCTGGTCTGGAAGCAGAAGGTGAAGAAGGGCAATCCCTATCTCGCCGCGGCTGTGAACTATGTGGCCAAGAACGCCTACAACGGTGCTCCTGAGGCCGGCGGCGTGATGACCGACAACTCGGCTGGTTCCTTCCTGGCTCAGATCGGTGGTGCTGGTAAGGGCTGGGCTCTCACCGGTGCTTACCGCTACGGCCAGTGCGGCACCAACATCCGCTCCGGTACGCAGTACACCTACGACAACTCCAAGGCCAAGTGTTCCGCGATCCAGGAAGCTGGTGGCGGCAGCGCTGCCACCAATAGCTTCGCGATCAACGGCTATTGGCAGCCCTCTGAGAGCGGCTGGGTGCCTTCCATCAGCGCCGGCTGGGGTATCACCACCTTCACTGGTGGTTACGACGTGGTCATCAATACCAAGAACGCTCAGTCCTGGATGGTGGGTCTGCAGTGGGATGACGTCTTCATCGACGGCAACTCCGCTGGTATGGGTGTGGGCCAGTCGCCCTTCACCACCTCCACCTTTGACGGCAGCACCCCCTACGACGGCAACTACGCCTGGGAGTGGTGGTACAAGTTCCAGGTGTCCGACAACATCAGCGTGACGCCTGCTCTGATCTACCTGAGCCGTCCCGCTGGTCAGAACACCCCTCAAGGCGAAACCTTCAACGCCTTTGGCGGCCTGATTCAAGTGGGCTTCAAGTTCTGA
- a CDS encoding J domain-containing protein, with protein sequence MPLRALAQAFLHSRPYQVLGVAATATAAEIKAAYRALVKQHHPDAGGDEHRILELNAAWEVLGDAERRADHDRTHAPVAAGSARSAAAGRAARRATAQAARGDAELLAWLQQVYAPIDRLLAQVINPFAAQLRALSADPYDDQLMEAFCTFLEQSQARMQKVETLYRSMAAPASAQGFSLSVYHCLSQVQDALTELERYTMGYVDSYLRDGREMLREAKQRRSRLQEERRRLEI encoded by the coding sequence TTGCCTTTGCGTGCCCTTGCCCAGGCCTTCCTCCACTCGCGACCCTACCAGGTGCTTGGCGTGGCCGCCACCGCCACGGCGGCGGAGATCAAGGCCGCTTATCGCGCCCTGGTGAAGCAGCATCACCCCGATGCTGGCGGCGATGAGCACCGGATCCTCGAGCTCAATGCCGCCTGGGAGGTGCTCGGTGATGCCGAGCGCCGCGCCGATCACGACCGCACCCACGCCCCCGTTGCGGCGGGTTCAGCCCGCTCCGCGGCTGCTGGCCGTGCCGCTCGCCGCGCCACCGCCCAGGCCGCCCGCGGCGACGCCGAGCTTCTGGCCTGGCTTCAGCAGGTGTATGCCCCGATCGATCGCCTGCTGGCTCAGGTGATCAACCCTTTCGCGGCGCAGCTGCGCGCCCTTTCCGCTGATCCCTACGACGATCAGCTGATGGAGGCCTTCTGCACCTTCCTGGAGCAGAGCCAGGCCCGCATGCAAAAAGTGGAAACCCTCTACCGCTCGATGGCTGCACCCGCCTCAGCGCAGGGCTTCAGCCTCAGCGTGTACCACTGCCTCTCTCAGGTGCAGGACGCGCTCACCGAGCTCGAGCGCTACACCATGGGCTATGTGGACAGCTACCTCCGCGACGGGCGCGAGATGCTGCGGGAAGCGAAACAGCGCCGCAGCCGCCTGCAGGAGGAGCGGCGCCGGCTTGAGATCTGA
- the ndhO gene encoding NAD(P)H-quinone oxidoreductase subunit O: MAETPAAQPAAKSAIKKGSLVKVNRSTYANSLEAQASDTVAPDYIFEGPAEVLALKGDYAQLRFRRPVPDVWLRADQLVEF; encoded by the coding sequence ATGGCTGAAACGCCCGCCGCCCAACCCGCCGCCAAGAGCGCGATCAAGAAAGGCAGCCTGGTGAAGGTGAATCGCAGCACCTACGCCAACAGCCTCGAAGCCCAGGCCAGCGACACCGTGGCCCCCGACTACATCTTTGAGGGGCCCGCCGAAGTGCTCGCACTCAAAGGCGACTACGCCCAGCTGCGCTTCCGCCGCCCCGTGCCCGATGTATGGCTGCGGGCTGATCAGCTGGTGGAGTTTTAA